The following are from one region of the Leucobacter sp. Psy1 genome:
- a CDS encoding ABC transporter permease — MSTHSALTDPEYSTPGQSKGLFSLIRQRYLLSLLLRKGTATRYYGSALGWVWSYVKPGAQFLMYYLVIGVILGADRGIYLFPIYLFSGIVAVNLFSEVLRNTTSALIDNKSLIKKIYMPRELFPVAAVGVGFIHFLPQALLLLVVALIFGWTIGWLQVVGFLVGVVLILTFALGLGLFFGAINVAFRDAKNIVDIILMFSTWASPVLYSWSMVAERAPDWLYHIYMVNPMTSAVELFHDAFWLPLSPNAARPEELFTNVLISFGIAIFTLVIGQLVFRKMEGSFAQRL, encoded by the coding sequence GTGAGCACGCACTCCGCCCTGACCGATCCGGAGTATTCGACCCCCGGGCAGAGCAAGGGCCTCTTCAGCCTGATCCGGCAGCGCTACCTCCTGTCCCTCCTCCTCCGGAAGGGCACGGCGACCCGCTACTACGGATCCGCGCTCGGCTGGGTCTGGTCGTACGTGAAGCCCGGCGCCCAGTTCCTCATGTACTACCTCGTGATCGGGGTGATTCTCGGCGCTGACCGTGGCATCTACCTCTTCCCGATCTACCTGTTCTCAGGCATCGTGGCGGTCAACCTCTTCAGCGAAGTGCTGCGCAACACGACCAGCGCACTGATCGACAACAAGTCGCTCATCAAGAAGATCTACATGCCCCGAGAACTCTTCCCCGTCGCGGCCGTCGGGGTGGGCTTCATCCACTTCCTCCCGCAGGCGCTGCTGCTGCTCGTCGTCGCGCTCATCTTCGGCTGGACGATCGGCTGGCTGCAAGTGGTCGGTTTTCTCGTCGGCGTCGTCCTGATCCTGACCTTCGCGCTGGGCCTGGGACTGTTCTTCGGAGCGATCAACGTCGCATTCCGAGATGCCAAGAACATCGTCGACATCATCCTGATGTTCTCGACCTGGGCGTCGCCGGTGCTGTACTCCTGGAGCATGGTCGCCGAACGCGCACCCGACTGGCTGTACCACATCTACATGGTCAACCCGATGACCTCTGCGGTCGAGCTCTTTCACGATGCGTTCTGGCTCCCGCTGTCGCCGAATGCCGCGCGCCCCGAAGAACTGTTCACCAACGTGCTGATCAGCTTCGGCATCGCGATCTTCACACTCGTCATCGGTCAGCTCGTCTTCCGAAAGATGGAGGGTTCCTTTGCCCAGCGACTCTAG
- a CDS encoding DapH/DapD/GlmU-related protein, whose protein sequence is MEDSSHISSMAFIGEGVEIGEDVAIGPGAVILGPCVIEDGVWIGPGAQIGAPPEMSTLPQNPAWAGDLQHAGVRVRAGAVIREGAVIHQGTYRETTVGARSWVLNRAYLAHDVLLGDDATVSAGVSIGGHCIIGDRVNIGMNAVVHQRRFIGAGAMVGMGTPVTRDVPPFAKVYGTPPRLAGVNRIGASRSGHSDAAIDALASAYASGDLLTGAAPRSGALAELEDALVPWRTTEGLRPVSVNEELRP, encoded by the coding sequence GTGGAAGACAGTTCACACATCAGCTCGATGGCGTTCATCGGCGAAGGTGTTGAGATCGGCGAAGACGTCGCGATCGGGCCTGGTGCCGTCATTCTCGGGCCCTGCGTGATCGAGGACGGGGTCTGGATCGGCCCTGGTGCCCAGATCGGGGCCCCGCCTGAGATGTCGACTCTCCCGCAGAACCCGGCGTGGGCGGGAGACCTGCAGCACGCCGGCGTGCGGGTGCGTGCGGGAGCCGTGATCCGCGAGGGAGCGGTCATCCACCAGGGGACCTATCGCGAAACCACCGTCGGCGCTCGGAGCTGGGTACTGAATCGCGCGTACCTCGCGCACGACGTGCTTCTCGGCGACGACGCGACCGTCTCAGCGGGCGTCAGCATCGGTGGACACTGCATCATCGGCGACCGGGTGAACATCGGCATGAACGCCGTCGTCCATCAGCGGCGGTTTATCGGTGCCGGAGCCATGGTCGGCATGGGCACCCCTGTCACTCGCGACGTGCCTCCCTTCGCGAAGGTCTACGGTACTCCCCCGCGGCTCGCCGGAGTGAATCGCATCGGCGCGAGTCGGTCCGGCCACTCGGATGCCGCGATCGATGCGCTGGCATCCGCGTACGCCTCGGGTGATCTCCTCACCGGGGCCGCGCCGCGTTCCGGCGCGCTCGCGGAGCTCGAGGACGCACTCGTGCCCTGGCGCACCACCGAGGGGCTCCGCCCCGTGAGCGTGAATGAGGAGCTTCGACCGTGA